The segment AGGACGGTGACCGGTGCGGCGTCCGCGATCCGGTGTCCGATCTGCCAACTGCGGACGGCACGCGCCAGCGCGCCGAGCAGAACGTCGTTCACATTGCCGTTGAAAGCGGCGGGGGCCGTGACGAGCACGTGCTCGGTGACGTCCGCGTCGACCCGATGCTCGATCGAGTGTGCGGTCGCCTGGCGATCGCGGGCCGGGTCCAGCGCTGTGCCGAAATCGGTCGGCTGCTCGGGAACGCGGGCCGACCAGTAGGCCGCTTCGGCGGCGGCGAGTTCGGGCAAGCGGTCGGCGATGGCCGCGAACCAGGTGCGGGCCGAAGTGGTGTTGTCGCGGAGTACGTACTCGACACCCGCGGAGCGCTGCGCCCACGCGGTCGCGAGGTCCTCGATGATCGCCCGCCACGAGACGGCGTCGACGCCGATGTGGTGGATCACCAGAACGATGCGCCGACCGCCGTCGGCGGCGTCCACGATCGTCGCCTGGACGAGTCGGCCGGCCGCGGGGTCGAGTCGACCCGCGGCACGGGCGTGCGCCGCGACGAGGTCGGCGTCGAACGCCGCGCTGCCCACGGCGCCGTCCGAGGATGCCGCGTCGGCGAGGCCTGCGACGTCGACGGTGTTGCCCGCCGTGAAGCGCCACGCCCCGTCGATCTCGGCCAACGATGCCGAGAGCATCGGATGGTGGTCGATGACGACGCCGAGGACCTCGGCCAGTCCGTCCGCCGTCAGGTCCTGGGGCGCGGCGAGGACCAGTGCCTGCGAGTAGTCGGCGAAGTCTGCTGCCTGGTCGGAGTATTCGAGCATCCACGACACGGTCGGCGGAACCACCGTGTCACCGGCCGCTCCGCCCGGGAGCTCGGGGAGCACGGGCACCGATGCGGTACCGGTCTCGAGCGCGGCCGCCATGTCGCGCACGGTCTTGAGTTCGAAGATCTGTCGTGGCGACAGGTCGTGCCCGGCGGCACGCATGGCGGACGCCAACTGGATCGACATGATCGAATCGCCGCCGAGCGCGAAGAACGACTCCGTGACGCTGACTCTCTCGACACCGAGCAGACCCGCGAAGACCGCGGCGAGCGCTTCCTCCGTCGCGGTCGCCGGCCCGGTGAATTCGGCGGTCGCGGTGCCGAACTCCGGCTCCGGGAGTGCGCGGCGGTTCAGCTTTCCAGCTGAGTTGAGCGCGATGTCGTCGAGGACCGTCCAGACGGTCGGGACCATGTACGACGGCAACGACCGTTCGAGCGACGTCCGGATCTCGTCGACGTCGACCGACGACGGTGACAGGTAGGCCACCAGATGCTGGGCGCCTCCGGGGGCCGTCGCGACGGTCGCGGCAGCCTTCACGACGCCCGGAGCCGCCGTCAGGACCGACTCGATCTCGCCGAGCTCGATGCGCTGGCCGCGGAGCTTCACCTGGAAGTCGGTGCGGCCGAGGTACTCGATCTCGCCGACCGCGTTCCAGCGGACCAGGTCGCCGGTGCGGTATAGGCGCGCTCCCGGCGTGGCCACGAACGGGTCGGCGACGAATCGTTCCGCGGTGAGGCCGGGCTGCGCGGCATAGCCGCGGGCCAGCTGGACTCCACCGAGGTACAGCTCGCCGGGCACCCCCGCGGGGACCGGCCGCAGGCGGTCGTCGAGGACGTAGGTCGAGGTGTTCTCGACGGCACGACCGATCGGCACCTGATGCACACCGGGCCGCAGCACCGCGGTGGTCGCGTAGACCGTGTCCTCGGTGGGACCGTAGTGGTTGAAGGCGGTGGCCTGGGGCACGGTCGCCAGGATCCGGTCGGACACCGCGGGCGGCAGGGCCTCGCCTGCGATGTGCACGCGCTCCAGCGAGGCGAGTGCGTCCTCGCCCTCCGCGTGGTCCTCGAGGAACACCGACAGCATCGAGGGCACGAACTGCACGATGGACACGCGGTCGCGGGCGATCAGACCGCGCAGGTACTCCGGGTCGCGGTGACCGTCCGGTTCCGCGATCACCATCCGCGATCCGCGGATCATCGGCCAGAAGAGCTCCGGCACCGAGACGTCGAAGGTGTACGGCGTCTTCAGCATGATCGTCGGGTCGGTGACGTCGCCGATCACGCGATCGAACCAGTCGATCAGGTTGGCGAGTGCGCCGTGCGAAACGGTGACGCCCTTGGGACGGCCGGTGGAGCCGGACGTGAAGAGCGTGTACGCGGCGGTGTCGGGGTGCACGGGTCCACGACGGTCCGAATCAGAGACCGGTGGCGTCGAGACGTCGACGGGCGCGGACGCGTCGACGACGACCGTCACGGCATCCGCGGGCAGACTCGAGACGGCGTCCGGCACGGCACCCGCCCCGACGAGGACGACGCGCGCATCGGCGGTCTCGAGCATGTACCGCGCGCGTTCGCCCGGCAGCGCGGTGTCGACCGGAACGTATCGCCCACCGGCCGCGATGACGGCGTGCACCGCCACGACCATCTCGATGCTGCGATCCAGGCAGACCGCCACCGCGGTCTCCGGACCCACACCGAGGGCGATCAGTTCGCGCGCGAGGACCGCGACGCGAGCCGCGAACTCGCTGTAGGAGACCGTCCGGGCGCCCGACACGAGTGCGACGGCGTCCGGGGACTGCTCGCCGCGACGGGCGAGCCCGTCGACCAGGACACCCGCGGGCACCGACGACGACTCCCCCGCCGATCCGGCGAGCAGATGCGCAGATTCGTCGGCCGTGAGCAGGACCGCGTCACCGACGGCGCGCGACGGAGCGGTCACCAGTTCGGTGAGCAGCGCGACGAAACGATCGGCCAGCGTCGAGATGGTCGACGGGTCGAAGAGGTCGGTCGCGAACACCGCCATGCCGGTCCAGTCCGAGCCGTCCGTGCCCGAGCGGATGATCATCGACAGGTCGAACTGTGCGGGGACGGTCGGCGGATCGAGCTGTTCGAAGGCCACGCCGTCGACGGACACCTCGAGCCGGTCGACCGAGGCTGCGGGGTCGAACGAGAGCATCACCTGGGCGAGCGGCGAGAAGGCTTCACTGCGGACCGGGTCCAGGGCTTCGACGACGGATTCGAAGGGGACGTCGGCGTTCGCGAAGGCGTCCAGGTCGACGGTCCGCGCGCGGTCGAGCAGGTCCGTGAACGAGTCGCTCGCGTCCACCGTCGTGCGCAGCACCAGGGTGTTGACGAACATGCCGACGAGGTGGTCGAGCGCCGACTGCCCGCGGCCGGCGATCGGCGTCGCGATCGCGATGTCGTCGGTGGCGCTCAATCGCGCCAGCAGAACGGCGAACGCTGCGTGGACCACCATGAACGCGGTGGTCCCGCTGTCACGGGCCACGTCGGCGATGCGTGCGCCGACCTCGGCGGGAACGGTGAAGTTCACCCGGTCACCGGCGTGGGAGGCGGTCTTCGGCCGAGGTCGATCGGCCGGGAGGTCGAGCACCTCCGGGAGTCCGGCGAGCTGCTCGCGCCAGTATCCGAGCTGCTTGCCCAGCACCGACTCGGCGTCTCGCGCGGATCCGAGAGCCTCGCGCTGCCACAGCGCGTAGTCGGCGAACTGCACCGACAACGGCGCGAACTGAGGTGCCGCGCCCGCGGCGCGCGCGGTGTACGCGGTGACGATGTCGCCGACGAGCGGGAGCATCGACTCGCCGTCGGCCGCGATGTGATGGACGACGAGGGCGAAGACATGCGTCCCCTCCCCTGCACTCCACAGACGGGCACGGATCGGCCACTGCTCGGCGACGTCGAACCCGGTGGCCACGGCTGCCGCCAGTTCGGTCTCCGAGGACACCACGGCCCAGTCGAGACCATCGGCGACGGCGTCGCGCGGGGCCGCCACCTGGACCGGAGTGCCGTCGTACGACGGGAAGGTGGTGCGCAGCACCTCGTGGCGCATCACCGCGTCGGCGACCGCTGCGTGCAGCGCGGCGACGTCCAGATCGCCGGTCAGCCGCAGAAGCGCAGGCAGGTTGTAGGTGGCCTCGGTGGGATCGAACTGGTTGATGAACCACATCCGAGCCTGCGCGAACGACAGCGGCACCACTGCCGGTCGGGGGTCGAAACGGGTGATCGGGGCCAGGCCCGTGCCGACGGAGCCTGCGCGTTCGGCGAACGTGCGCACCGTCGGTGCCTCGAACAGGTCCCGGAGGTTCAGCTCCACGCCGAGCTCATCGCAGGCACGACCGACGATGCGGGCGGCGAGCAGCGAGTTTCCGCCCACGTCGAAGACCGACTCCACCACACTGATCTCGTCGAGCCCGAGTACCTCGGAGAAGATCTCGGCGAGGACCGTTTCGGTGCGGGTCTCCGGAGCCACGAACTCCGCCGTCGCGGTGATCACCGGCTGCGGCAGCGCACGACGGTCGAGCTTGCCGCTGACGTTCAGCGGCAGCTGGTCGAGCAGCATGATGATGTCGGGGACCATGTAGTCGGGCACCTTGGTGCCGGCGGTGCGACGGATCTCGGCCGGATCGAGTTCCGAGCCGTCGGCCTTGGCACCGACCACGTAGCCGACCAGCTGGTCGGGGAACCCGGGTCGGCTCTTGATCGCTGCTGCGGCGGCGTTCACTCCGTCTGCGGCCAGCAGACCGGCCTCCACCTCACCGAGTTCGATCCGGTAGCCGCGAAGCTTCACCTGGCCGTCTGCGCGACCGAGGAACTCCAGGCTTCCGTGGCGGAAGATCGCGACGTCGCCCGACTGGTACATCCGGTCGCCCGGCTCGCCGAAGGGATCGGCGACGAATCTGGTCGCGTTCAGCTCGAACCGTCCCGCATAACCGCGCGCGAGCTGATCGCCCGCAAGGTAGAGGTCGCCGGGCACGCCGTCCGGGGTCTTCGCGAGACGCGAGTCGAGGACGTACATGCGCGAGCCGGTCAGCGCCATGCCGACGTCGCTGGCCAGCGTCGCGGCGACGAACTCGGGTGTCAGAACGCGGCGGGTCATGTAGACGGTCGCCTCCGTGGGACCGTACATGTTGTTGAGTTCGGGGCCGTCGTTGCCGTCGTAGCGCTGTCGGTCGGCGAACCATCGCCGCACCTGCTCGAAGTCGAGTGCCTCGCCGACGAAGATCATCGAGCGGACCGACGGCGGCATGACGCCCGGAGCGGGTTCGCGGACCGCGCCGGCCAGCTGGTAGAACGCCGACGGCGTCAGGTTGACGATCGTCACCGACTGCTCCGCCAGCACTTCCACGAACCGGTCGGGTGTGCGCGTGGTCAGGTAGTCCAGCACCACCAGGCGGCCGCCGAAGCTGAGCGCGACCCAGATCTCACCGACGGACACGTCGAACGCGTACGACTGGAACATCGTCCACACGTCGTCGGGCGAGTAGTCGTACTCCCGGCCCATCGCCGACAGCAGAGTCACCACATCCGCGTGGGTGACGACGACGCCCTTCGGCTTGCCGGTGGAACCCGACGTGTACATCACGTAGGCCGGGTGCGATCCGTGCACGCGCGTCGGGATGCTTGCGCGCGTGGTGTCGGTGGCGCGCTGCGAGACCTCGTCGACCGTCGCCAACGGGACGTTCAAGTCGGACCACTCGTCGACCATCTGCGTGTCGGTCAGCGCGATCACCGGACGCGCATCGTCGACGATCGATGCCAGGCGATCGATCGGGTGCGAGCGGTCGAGCGGCAGGTATGCTGCGCCGGCCTTGGTGACGCCGAGCAGAGCGATGATCAGTTCCGCATTGCGGGCCAGCCCAACGCCCACCAGACCCTCGGGTCCCACGCCCGACGCGATCAGCCCCGCGGCCAGCTCGTCGGAAACGGCGTCGAGCTCGGCGTAGGTCAGTTCCGCACCCTCCATGTCGGTGAGAGCGACACGGTCGGCGAACCGCCGCGCAATCGACCGGAAGATCCCCGGCAAGGAGTTCAGGTCGAAGGTCTGCGCCACCTCGAGCGCTGCGTCCCTGATGCTCGCGATCGCGGCCGCGGTGGCGTCGGCGATCTGGTCCGGCGCCGATCCCGCGGCGACGGCCGGCGTGACCGCGGCGCCCACCGCGGCTTCGGGGTCCAGCCCCTGCGCGACGAACACCCCCGCCATCGCGGCGACCTGCGCGTTCAGGGTCGCGAACGACACCGGGCCGTTGCTCCCGGTCAGCGCGACCGCGTCCGGACGCGCGTGGGCGGCGAAGGCGATGAGTTCGACAGTTCCGGGGTCGGCGCCCCAGATCCGAGCGAATGCACCAGCCAACGATTTCAGATCAGACACAGAACCCTGCCCACTCAGTTTGTCGAATTGATGTTCATCACCGCGTCCGCGGCCTCTCGAACGGCTTCCAGTGCCGAACCGAGGGCCGCCGGCCCATCGGTCGCGAGCGGCGGCACCAGGCTCATCAGCGCTGTCACGAGCGCCGAGTCGGCGTCCGGGAGGACGGCGGCCATGGCCGCCGTCGTCGTCGCCAGGGTAGCGAAGTCGACCGACGCTCCGCCGTGCGTCAGCGCAACGGCTTCCGGAGCCACCCGCCCGGCGTCTGCGACCAGGTCGGGCAACGGCACTGTCGCAGCGCTGGTGTCCGAGGACACCGCCAGGTCAGCGCTCGTCGAGATGGAGATGTCGCCGACGATCACGTCGGGGTCCGCCGCGATCTGCGTCAGGATCTGCAGGTAGCGCTGCGCGTGCTTCTCGATGGTCGCTTGATCGAACAGATCGACCGCGTACATCAGCTCGGCTCGCATCGGCGCGCTCCGCCCACCGGCGCCGGAGAGGTCCGCCGGGTCCTGCGGGAACAGCGTCAATTGGAAGTCGACCTTCGCCGCTGCCAGTTCCTCCGAGACCGC is part of the Gordonia phthalatica genome and harbors:
- a CDS encoding non-ribosomal peptide synthetase, whose translation is MSDLKSLAGAFARIWGADPGTVELIAFAAHARPDAVALTGSNGPVSFATLNAQVAAMAGVFVAQGLDPEAAVGAAVTPAVAAGSAPDQIADATAAAIASIRDAALEVAQTFDLNSLPGIFRSIARRFADRVALTDMEGAELTYAELDAVSDELAAGLIASGVGPEGLVGVGLARNAELIIALLGVTKAGAAYLPLDRSHPIDRLASIVDDARPVIALTDTQMVDEWSDLNVPLATVDEVSQRATDTTRASIPTRVHGSHPAYVMYTSGSTGKPKGVVVTHADVVTLLSAMGREYDYSPDDVWTMFQSYAFDVSVGEIWVALSFGGRLVVLDYLTTRTPDRFVEVLAEQSVTIVNLTPSAFYQLAGAVREPAPGVMPPSVRSMIFVGEALDFEQVRRWFADRQRYDGNDGPELNNMYGPTEATVYMTRRVLTPEFVAATLASDVGMALTGSRMYVLDSRLAKTPDGVPGDLYLAGDQLARGYAGRFELNATRFVADPFGEPGDRMYQSGDVAIFRHGSLEFLGRADGQVKLRGYRIELGEVEAGLLAADGVNAAAAAIKSRPGFPDQLVGYVVGAKADGSELDPAEIRRTAGTKVPDYMVPDIIMLLDQLPLNVSGKLDRRALPQPVITATAEFVAPETRTETVLAEIFSEVLGLDEISVVESVFDVGGNSLLAARIVGRACDELGVELNLRDLFEAPTVRTFAERAGSVGTGLAPITRFDPRPAVVPLSFAQARMWFINQFDPTEATYNLPALLRLTGDLDVAALHAAVADAVMRHEVLRTTFPSYDGTPVQVAAPRDAVADGLDWAVVSSETELAAAVATGFDVAEQWPIRARLWSAGEGTHVFALVVHHIAADGESMLPLVGDIVTAYTARAAGAAPQFAPLSVQFADYALWQREALGSARDAESVLGKQLGYWREQLAGLPEVLDLPADRPRPKTASHAGDRVNFTVPAEVGARIADVARDSGTTAFMVVHAAFAVLLARLSATDDIAIATPIAGRGQSALDHLVGMFVNTLVLRTTVDASDSFTDLLDRARTVDLDAFANADVPFESVVEALDPVRSEAFSPLAQVMLSFDPAASVDRLEVSVDGVAFEQLDPPTVPAQFDLSMIIRSGTDGSDWTGMAVFATDLFDPSTISTLADRFVALLTELVTAPSRAVGDAVLLTADESAHLLAGSAGESSSVPAGVLVDGLARRGEQSPDAVALVSGARTVSYSEFAARVAVLARELIALGVGPETAVAVCLDRSIEMVVAVHAVIAAGGRYVPVDTALPGERARYMLETADARVVLVGAGAVPDAVSSLPADAVTVVVDASAPVDVSTPPVSDSDRRGPVHPDTAAYTLFTSGSTGRPKGVTVSHGALANLIDWFDRVIGDVTDPTIMLKTPYTFDVSVPELFWPMIRGSRMVIAEPDGHRDPEYLRGLIARDRVSIVQFVPSMLSVFLEDHAEGEDALASLERVHIAGEALPPAVSDRILATVPQATAFNHYGPTEDTVYATTAVLRPGVHQVPIGRAVENTSTYVLDDRLRPVPAGVPGELYLGGVQLARGYAAQPGLTAERFVADPFVATPGARLYRTGDLVRWNAVGEIEYLGRTDFQVKLRGQRIELGEIESVLTAAPGVVKAAATVATAPGGAQHLVAYLSPSSVDVDEIRTSLERSLPSYMVPTVWTVLDDIALNSAGKLNRRALPEPEFGTATAEFTGPATATEEALAAVFAGLLGVERVSVTESFFALGGDSIMSIQLASAMRAAGHDLSPRQIFELKTVRDMAAALETGTASVPVLPELPGGAAGDTVVPPTVSWMLEYSDQAADFADYSQALVLAAPQDLTADGLAEVLGVVIDHHPMLSASLAEIDGAWRFTAGNTVDVAGLADAASSDGAVGSAAFDADLVAAHARAAGRLDPAAGRLVQATIVDAADGGRRIVLVIHHIGVDAVSWRAIIEDLATAWAQRSAGVEYVLRDNTTSARTWFAAIADRLPELAAAEAAYWSARVPEQPTDFGTALDPARDRQATAHSIEHRVDADVTEHVLVTAPAAFNGNVNDVLLGALARAVRSWQIGHRIADAAPVTVLVEGHGRYEEVLSTGDAPVRADLSRSVGWFTSIAPVSIDPSTDVAHAVKAAKEERLSQPNSGLGFGWLRYHGDTGLSERPMPSIVFNYLGTAAAGSGDAPSFTAVEAPILASSPAGGMRAQAALTINVSVRQENDARTLVVSMSAPEAVLSTDDITDIAHRWSDELHQLADVVDAGAPVGLSPSDVPGAELTQADLDVLADRFPGAEVWPLSPLQGGLFFQSALAAETSGALDVYVAQAVLELGTGVDGAKLKAAAETVLDAHRVLRSGFVPTPSGAVAAVVPAHVDLPWTEIVLDAASTDVSAQIQQIADEQRVLPFDLTAPPLLRFVLVRHGDTATLVVTNHHIILDGWSGPLVLADVLAVYATGSTYTSQAAGAATGDFGDFLRLVAGRDKSEALDAWRRVLAGIEGPTLVSTGVAATRDMAPRDHEITVAPDLLADLESVARAHNATLSTVLQLGWAVFLSRLTGNQVVTFGETVSGRPSDLPGVESMIGLFINTLPAVVDVDPTSTVAEVLERIQADKVAVLDHQHLSLPEIAAVTTAPLGFDTLTIHESYPVDADSLTESGTVDGGLAIHGAEIRDSTHYPLNMVTEPAGDGLTVRLKYLPAAFADQQIVVFAAALLDILRGIASAPESSVADISLDSAIEVVSVDDNGEVRELSTATVADVVAGQVATNYDATALWFEGRAVSYAEFGDRVNALGRKLIALGVGPESTVAVSMPRSVEMMVAIHAVVAAGGQYVPVNVDAPADRVEYMFETAGVEVVLTAVGSDPAGVLAAAGDLGLRCERVDASADVPSGSTPITDVERLAPLGLDNSVYTLFTSGSTGRPKGVTLTHRAVINRLRWGLDELPIDGTDVVVQKTPYTFDCSVPELFAPFMVGARLVVLKPEGHVDPLYVAQVIEETRATMVHFVPSMLSVFLEVVGPERVSAMSSIRIVSTTGEALPPAVAAELRAALPSTEVAGPDDGVLFYNLYGPTEAAVEITAERIDAVSSDSLIVPIGQPIWNSSAVVLDSRLRRVPAGVPGELYLGGVQLARGYAARADLTAERFVADPFGSAGERLYRTGDLVRWNTAGEIEYLGRTDFQVKLRGQRVELGEIESVLAGAPGVVHAAATVADGPGGSQHLVGYVSGAGEDVDLDAVQAAAREALPGYMVPTVWMVLDDIALNSAGKLDRRALPEPDFGAVSEEFVEAEGESEAALAAVFAEVLGVDRVSVTESFFDLGGNSLSAMRLAARAGSALGVEVSVRDLFEAPSVRGLIGATAANASTLAPVTAVVPRPERIPLSFAQQRMWFINRFEPGSPVYNLPTVLRLTGPLDPTALRAAVIDVTSRHEILRTNYPAFEGEPYQLVGDVAEFDDRAVWRTVGSEAELVESVMAGFDVASQWPLRVMLFAAAPDEHVLAVVAHHIAVDGESLLPLVTDLLAAYVARSAGSVPEFVALPVQFADFAIWQHEVLGSPEDASSVVGRQLGYWREQLAGLPDVLELPADRSRPVALSHRGRRVGFEIPAAVAGRIGEVARSAGATEFMVVHAALAVLLSRLSAGDDIAIGTPVAGRGQAVLDPLVGMFVNTLVLRTAVDPGSSFAGLLDRVRAVDLDAFAHADVPFETVVDAVDPVRSEAFAPLAQVILSFDPGASVSGLDASVAGLQIAAVEPEEVPAQLDLYVTVSTAEAGQAWSGSVVFETDLFDAGTVESMMARFVGVLDAVTADASLPVGDVPMLGAPEVAVVAASESGAAVTVPAVETVWESVAAQVVRTPDAAALEFGGRELSYEEFGARVSVLARELVAAGVGPDVAVALSIPRSVEMVVAIHAIVAAGGGYVPVDVEAPAERVGYMFDTASVGVVLVGESTADGAAARVAAERGARVIEVDCSGAVDRGVALFAAGERLSAVAGR